A portion of the Granulosicoccus antarcticus IMCC3135 genome contains these proteins:
- a CDS encoding MBL fold metallo-hydrolase has product MIQRLRFTLLGTGSSGGVPRVGNQWGACDPSNTRNRRRRCSLLVESIQSEDIKTSVVIDTGADLREQLLSAEVDHLDGVLITHAHADHIFGMDDLRQLAINMRSSITVHMDTTTTQVVKQAFGYCFNQAPGSSYPPFCNLGHIEHGQSTIIEGAGGSIEALPLLAEHGDIHALGFRIGDVAYLPDMKRITDEASLAALQGVRVLIVDALRYKHHPTHMNLEDCLAFIDSIKPESAVLTNMHSDMDYDELCQNLPPHIRPGYDGLQLS; this is encoded by the coding sequence ATGATTCAGAGATTAAGATTCACACTGCTGGGCACCGGCTCCTCCGGTGGCGTCCCGCGGGTCGGCAATCAATGGGGCGCCTGTGATCCGTCAAATACCCGCAACCGACGACGTCGCTGTTCGCTGCTGGTCGAGTCAATTCAGTCCGAAGACATCAAGACCAGTGTCGTTATTGACACCGGTGCCGACTTGCGTGAGCAACTACTCAGCGCCGAGGTAGATCATCTGGACGGCGTGCTGATCACCCATGCGCACGCTGACCATATTTTCGGCATGGATGACCTGCGACAACTGGCCATCAACATGCGTTCGAGCATCACGGTGCACATGGATACCACCACCACTCAGGTGGTCAAGCAGGCGTTTGGCTACTGCTTCAACCAGGCACCAGGTAGTAGCTACCCGCCTTTTTGTAATCTGGGCCATATCGAGCATGGTCAGTCAACCATCATTGAGGGCGCTGGCGGCAGCATCGAAGCCCTGCCACTACTGGCCGAACATGGCGACATACACGCCCTGGGCTTCCGCATTGGTGATGTCGCCTACCTGCCCGACATGAAACGCATTACCGACGAGGCAAGCCTAGCAGCGCTACAAGGTGTCAGGGTCTTGATCGTTGATGCATTGCGATACAAGCATCATCCCACCCATATGAACCTGGAAGACTGCCTGGCGTTTATCGATAGCATCAAACCTGAAAGTGCGGTGCTGACCAATATGCACAGTGACATGGATTATGACGAGCTGTGCCAGAACCTGCCGCCTCACATCAGACCAGGGTATGACGGGCTACAGCTGAGCTAG
- a CDS encoding sigma-54-dependent transcriptional regulator, producing the protein MNSKTDPRLSPSKPSSLVLEDDVTLAKAYQRILESLGYDVLVAHRVDEARALIRDKAPDLMLVDIDLPDGNGLDLMAELRNDTRGRFIVISGDDSQRAAIKSIRNQAVELLLKPVDLESLRQRLAPLASRTSADELAETGGSVMAVRSGWVHVGRHHALSALRTAMSYSAERSRGHALITGETGVDKISVARSIHERGRRSGQCLVIDCSDEQGEIGMVRIFGQEDSATGEILHKGYIEQAAAGTLVLDHVEKLPAEIQSRLLPFLDSGSFRRVDGASGAEATLSVIGIARSSHTTDVDETSLRSDFLFRLAQITLAVPNLRQCRDDIQAIADLLLAQSLAGKSEGLVFSQASKALLANTTWRRNISELRSVIEQAVAATPPGMEVELVLESSKSLSTEPQSEIEKWVGTTIWEFERQLLNATLTHLDGDKEKTAKTLGVSLKTLYNRMNAY; encoded by the coding sequence ATGAATAGCAAAACAGACCCACGGCTCAGCCCGTCGAAACCTTCGTCCCTGGTACTGGAAGACGATGTAACGCTTGCCAAAGCCTATCAACGGATACTGGAATCGCTGGGCTATGACGTTCTCGTTGCCCACCGGGTTGATGAGGCGCGTGCCCTGATCCGCGACAAGGCACCTGATCTGATGCTGGTCGATATCGATTTGCCTGATGGCAACGGTCTGGACTTGATGGCAGAGTTACGCAATGACACGCGTGGTCGTTTTATCGTGATCAGTGGTGATGACTCGCAACGAGCTGCCATCAAGAGTATTCGCAATCAGGCTGTGGAGTTGTTGCTCAAGCCTGTTGACCTGGAAAGTCTGCGACAGCGTCTGGCACCGCTAGCCTCCAGAACATCTGCTGATGAACTGGCAGAGACAGGCGGTTCGGTGATGGCTGTCAGGAGCGGCTGGGTCCACGTGGGCAGGCATCACGCCCTTAGTGCTCTGCGAACAGCCATGAGCTATAGTGCCGAACGAAGCCGCGGGCATGCCCTGATTACCGGTGAGACCGGCGTTGACAAGATATCAGTGGCCCGCTCAATCCATGAACGTGGTCGACGCAGCGGTCAGTGTCTGGTCATCGACTGCTCTGATGAGCAGGGTGAAATAGGCATGGTAAGAATTTTCGGACAAGAGGATTCTGCCACGGGCGAAATCCTGCACAAGGGCTATATCGAGCAGGCTGCAGCTGGAACTCTGGTGCTGGACCATGTAGAGAAACTACCAGCGGAGATTCAGTCACGCTTGTTGCCATTTCTCGATTCCGGCTCTTTTCGACGTGTCGACGGGGCGAGTGGGGCGGAAGCGACCTTGTCGGTGATCGGTATTGCCCGTAGCTCGCATACGACAGATGTCGATGAGACCTCTCTGCGATCCGACTTCCTGTTTCGACTGGCGCAGATCACACTTGCAGTTCCCAATTTACGCCAGTGCCGTGATGATATTCAGGCAATTGCCGATTTGTTGCTGGCTCAGTCTCTGGCGGGAAAATCAGAAGGTCTGGTGTTTTCGCAAGCCAGTAAAGCGCTTTTGGCCAATACCACCTGGCGAAGAAATATCAGTGAGTTGCGCAGTGTTATCGAACAGGCGGTTGCAGCAACGCCGCCAGGCATGGAGGTGGAACTTGTTCTCGAGAGTTCAAAGTCGCTGTCAACAGAGCCACAATCTGAAATAGAAAAATGGGTTGGCACTACTATCTGGGAGTTCGAGCGACAATTGCTCAATGCAACTCTGACCCATCTTGATGGTGATAAGGAAAAGACTGCAAAGACGCTCGGTGTCAGTCTCAAAACGCTCTATAACCGCATGAACGCGTACTAG
- a CDS encoding bifunctional 2',3'-cyclic-nucleotide 2'-phosphodiesterase/3'-nucleotidase, whose product MNRSTTRVTAKPFLLVPLLACGLFASAQAAELDLRLMQTTDLHMHAMNYDYYRDTEVDDFGLARTATLIRDARAEARNSLLFDNGDLIQGNPMGDYMARAKGLSYGDVHPMFKAMNLLQYDAANVGNHEFNYGLEFLLKSLSGANFPYVLSNVYAVDGDDDPSNDRQYIQPYVMLERRLMDSEGQWHDLKVGVIGFTPPQIMSWDKGNLEGRVTVRGIVETAEALVPKMREEGADLVIAIAHSGIATSHPDGLRENATAELAQVDGIDAIMFGHAHSVFPSEAYEDFPGADLENGTLHGVPAVMPGFWGSHLGIIDLTLSGEDGNWQVSGSQVENRAIYRREGRENIPVVGSQQDIIDAVSSEHAGTIEWVGQAVGSITSPINSFFALVQDDPSIQIVNNAQTWYGKQLIEGTEYGELPVLSAGAPFKAGGRGGPDYYTNLPAGEIAIRNVADLYIYPNTARLVKLNGAQVREWLERSAVQFNTIDPASTEQQALVSETHPSYNFDVIDGVSYLIDVTQPPRYSDKGELLDENAHRIVDLSFNGSPIDAEQEFVVVTNNYRAGGGGGFPALDGSTIIVEAPQTNRQALVDYILASGELDPQADNNWGFAPINGEVQVVFDTSPTASDASNAQRFDYLEMLDSGFARYRIPMGE is encoded by the coding sequence ATGAATCGCAGTACTACGAGAGTCACCGCCAAGCCCTTTCTACTGGTTCCATTACTAGCCTGCGGTCTGTTTGCCAGTGCGCAGGCTGCAGAGCTGGATCTGCGCCTGATGCAGACCACTGATCTGCATATGCATGCAATGAATTACGATTATTATCGTGATACCGAGGTCGACGATTTTGGCCTTGCCCGCACCGCCACACTGATTCGGGATGCTCGCGCTGAAGCTCGCAACAGCCTGTTGTTTGATAATGGTGATCTGATTCAGGGCAACCCGATGGGTGACTATATGGCACGCGCCAAAGGGCTCAGTTATGGTGACGTGCATCCCATGTTCAAGGCGATGAATCTGCTTCAGTATGATGCCGCCAATGTTGGCAATCATGAATTCAACTACGGTCTGGAGTTCCTGCTCAAATCACTGTCGGGTGCTAACTTTCCCTATGTCCTGTCGAACGTCTATGCAGTGGATGGGGACGATGATCCATCTAATGATCGCCAATATATACAACCCTACGTCATGCTGGAACGTCGGCTGATGGACAGTGAAGGACAATGGCATGACCTCAAGGTGGGAGTCATCGGATTTACCCCTCCCCAGATCATGAGTTGGGACAAGGGCAATCTGGAAGGCCGTGTCACGGTCAGAGGTATTGTGGAGACGGCTGAGGCTCTGGTTCCCAAAATGCGCGAAGAGGGAGCTGATCTGGTCATCGCCATCGCACATAGCGGCATCGCCACTTCACACCCTGATGGTCTGCGTGAGAATGCCACGGCTGAGCTGGCACAGGTGGACGGTATTGATGCCATCATGTTCGGTCACGCACATAGCGTGTTTCCCTCCGAAGCCTATGAAGATTTTCCAGGTGCTGATCTGGAGAACGGCACGTTGCATGGAGTGCCCGCCGTCATGCCGGGTTTCTGGGGAAGCCATCTGGGTATCATCGATCTGACGCTTAGCGGAGAGGATGGCAACTGGCAGGTGAGCGGTAGTCAGGTGGAAAATCGCGCCATATACCGTCGTGAGGGTCGTGAGAACATCCCGGTTGTCGGCTCACAGCAAGATATCATCGATGCTGTCAGTAGCGAGCACGCTGGCACTATCGAGTGGGTGGGGCAGGCCGTTGGCAGCATTACATCGCCGATCAACAGCTTTTTCGCGCTGGTACAGGATGATCCCTCGATTCAGATCGTGAACAATGCTCAAACCTGGTACGGCAAGCAGTTGATCGAAGGCACCGAGTATGGCGAGCTGCCGGTATTGTCAGCGGGTGCACCTTTCAAGGCAGGTGGCCGTGGCGGTCCTGATTACTATACCAATCTGCCTGCCGGTGAGATTGCCATTCGCAATGTCGCTGATCTGTATATTTATCCAAATACAGCCAGACTGGTCAAGCTCAATGGCGCACAAGTGCGTGAATGGCTGGAGCGTTCAGCGGTGCAATTCAATACGATCGATCCGGCTTCAACAGAGCAGCAGGCTCTGGTCAGTGAGACTCATCCCTCCTACAATTTTGACGTCATTGACGGTGTCTCGTATCTGATCGACGTAACTCAGCCGCCGCGTTACAGTGACAAAGGCGAGTTACTGGACGAGAATGCACACCGTATCGTGGATCTGAGCTTCAATGGTAGCCCGATTGATGCAGAGCAGGAGTTCGTTGTCGTAACCAATAACTATCGTGCGGGTGGCGGCGGTGGTTTTCCGGCTCTGGATGGCAGCACCATCATTGTTGAAGCTCCACAGACCAATCGGCAGGCGCTGGTGGATTACATTCTTGCCTCAGGCGAGCTAGATCCTCAGGCAGATAACAACTGGGGTTTTGCACCGATCAATGGTGAGGTGCAGGTTGTATTCGATACTTCGCCGACGGCCAGTGATGCCAGTAATGCTCAGCGGTTCGACTATCTCGAGATGCTGGATAGTGGCTTTGCGCGCTACCGTATTCCGATGGGCGAGTAG
- a CDS encoding amidohydrolase family protein, with protein sequence MLIDTHVHLIYRDKLNYPWLAEVSALDRDATYEQYANTARRIGIEGALHMEVDVDDKDRDAETDLIQSLMQLPDSLMRGAIASCRPESDAFPAWLEKQRLRPEIKGLRRVLHVVPDEVSTTPTFRDNVKRLSATGLTFDLCVFPRQIPLAIELVDHCPEVNFILDHCGVPDVKSGEMNPWQQHMTQLAERANVSAKISGVMAYGDPDNWTLSDLRPFVEHTIAAFGWDRVVWGSDSPVCTLGGQIETWVAATHALIDGCSETEKAALLRDNARKIWTL encoded by the coding sequence ATGCTGATCGACACTCATGTACACCTGATCTATCGAGACAAGTTGAACTATCCCTGGCTGGCAGAAGTTAGCGCCCTTGATCGCGATGCCACCTATGAGCAATATGCCAATACCGCTCGGCGCATTGGTATCGAAGGCGCTTTGCATATGGAGGTCGATGTTGACGATAAGGATCGTGACGCCGAGACGGACCTGATCCAATCACTGATGCAATTGCCCGACAGCCTGATGCGTGGAGCCATTGCATCCTGTCGACCCGAATCTGACGCATTTCCTGCATGGCTTGAGAAACAACGACTGCGTCCGGAGATCAAGGGATTGCGCCGGGTGTTGCATGTGGTACCCGACGAGGTGTCAACGACCCCTACGTTTCGCGATAATGTCAAACGACTGTCAGCAACAGGATTGACTTTTGATCTGTGTGTTTTTCCCAGGCAGATACCGCTGGCCATCGAGTTGGTTGATCACTGCCCCGAGGTGAATTTCATTCTGGATCATTGCGGGGTTCCCGATGTGAAATCCGGCGAAATGAATCCGTGGCAACAACACATGACACAACTGGCCGAACGAGCCAATGTCTCAGCAAAAATATCAGGCGTCATGGCCTATGGCGATCCTGACAACTGGACACTGTCAGATCTACGACCCTTTGTAGAGCACACCATCGCCGCTTTTGGCTGGGATCGCGTGGTCTGGGGTAGTGATAGCCCAGTCTGTACTCTGGGTGGCCAGATCGAGACCTGGGTGGCGGCAACCCATGCGCTGATCGATGGTTGTTCCGAAACGGAAAAAGCGGCATTGTTACGCGACAATGCACGAAAAATCTGGACGCTGTAA
- a CDS encoding NTP transferase domain-containing protein, with protein MIFGEVCVRESVGSYLAHSLKTPEGKLRKGRKITQDHIRQLLAGDHERVTVAQLETDDVHEDEAALIVARALAGEGVRLGQASTGRVNIHALVDGVCDFDRNLVDQANAVDEGITVATVMPSSSVGKGRLIATVKIIPFAVNKRSVEQVVAVFTSQLQVHASLTRKAFFIQTRLPTLKLSVLDKTSRVTQQRLLAHHADLLDEVRVPHRQQELVSAIEQGLAAGADWILVAGASAIADRKDVIPAAITHLGGVVHHFGMPMDPGNLLLVGSIGSTHIIGMPGCARSSRPNGLDKVLERLASGLTVDSGWISTLGVGGLLHEIMDRPEPRVAQSGRLSVAALVLAAGSSTRFGEQNKLLALRHSRPVLAHVLEEVEHSTAGSAVLVTGHEADQVGQLCNTSWRSQEMPISVVHNPLYATGMASSLVRGVAELSARGTDAALVCLGDMPNASRQVMEALIQAFRQAPDKALYIPTFNGRRGNPVIIAASLFDSVLMLEGDVGARVLARQFPDSVVEVACAEPGVLLDIDTPDDLVALV; from the coding sequence ATGATATTTGGTGAAGTGTGCGTGCGTGAGTCTGTTGGCAGCTATCTGGCACACTCGCTGAAAACCCCCGAAGGAAAGCTTCGCAAGGGGCGAAAAATCACACAAGACCACATACGGCAACTACTCGCTGGTGATCATGAACGTGTGACTGTGGCACAGCTTGAAACCGATGATGTGCATGAGGACGAGGCGGCACTGATCGTGGCCCGGGCATTGGCTGGTGAGGGTGTTCGTCTGGGTCAGGCCAGCACCGGGCGTGTCAACATCCATGCGCTGGTGGATGGGGTCTGCGATTTTGATCGAAATCTTGTCGATCAGGCAAACGCTGTGGATGAGGGCATAACCGTTGCCACCGTCATGCCGTCCAGTTCGGTGGGGAAAGGGCGACTGATTGCCACCGTCAAGATCATCCCCTTTGCCGTCAACAAACGTTCCGTAGAGCAAGTAGTCGCAGTGTTCACGAGCCAGCTGCAAGTCCATGCATCCCTGACCCGGAAAGCCTTTTTCATCCAGACCCGGCTGCCGACGCTCAAGCTATCAGTGCTGGACAAAACCAGCCGGGTGACACAGCAACGACTGCTGGCTCATCATGCGGATTTACTGGATGAGGTTCGGGTGCCGCACAGGCAGCAGGAGCTGGTGTCAGCCATTGAGCAGGGGCTGGCTGCCGGAGCTGACTGGATACTCGTTGCGGGTGCCTCTGCCATTGCCGATCGCAAGGATGTGATTCCTGCGGCGATCACCCATCTGGGCGGCGTTGTTCATCATTTTGGCATGCCGATGGATCCGGGCAACCTGCTGTTGGTAGGCTCTATTGGCAGTACACATATAATCGGCATGCCAGGCTGCGCTCGCTCGTCACGGCCCAATGGTCTGGACAAGGTGCTTGAACGGCTTGCCAGTGGCCTGACTGTGGATTCGGGGTGGATATCGACTCTGGGGGTCGGAGGTCTGCTACATGAAATAATGGATCGGCCTGAGCCGCGGGTTGCGCAATCAGGACGATTGTCAGTCGCCGCCCTGGTGTTGGCGGCGGGGTCATCCACACGCTTCGGCGAGCAGAATAAATTGTTGGCGCTACGCCATTCACGGCCCGTTCTGGCGCATGTTCTGGAAGAGGTTGAGCACAGCACTGCCGGTAGTGCGGTGCTGGTGACCGGTCATGAGGCTGATCAGGTTGGCCAGTTGTGCAACACTTCCTGGCGTTCACAGGAAATGCCGATCAGTGTGGTTCACAATCCCTTGTATGCCACCGGCATGGCCAGTTCTCTGGTGCGAGGTGTTGCTGAATTGAGTGCCCGCGGTACTGATGCCGCATTGGTGTGCCTGGGCGACATGCCCAATGCCAGCAGGCAGGTGATGGAGGCGTTGATCCAGGCATTTCGGCAAGCTCCCGACAAGGCTTTGTACATTCCGACCTTCAATGGGCGACGCGGTAATCCGGTCATCATCGCAGCCTCCCTGTTCGATTCGGTGTTGATGCTTGAAGGCGACGTCGGTGCCCGTGTTCTGGCCAGACAGTTTCCCGATAGCGTGGTCGAGGTGGCTTGTGCAGAGCCTGGTGTCTTGCTCGATATCGATACACCGGATGATCTTGTGGCGCTCGTCTGA
- a CDS encoding sigma-54-dependent transcriptional regulator: MNAIATEKNTALDVLVVEDDRDTASAMQRILESAGFSANHVQSLADAFETVRLQPPSIVLLDLSLPDGDGVDAIKTLTAGGQTQVIVISGTDDAERTRKCLQAGVFDFLVKPAEARELVFAVRRADGHRRKGVVSTTSYPPELKMGFGALVGTSPASQNLVAQVRNAAAAEPCHALITGQPGVLKADIAALLHRYSKRAGRGYIISCASETGQPAIDRFFGDSKRPHEGGEKGIEAYLKKADGGTLVLDDVSSLPVDIQRRLVSFMSSGTVLASNALTPDAYDCAVVGILREPVEDALSSGRLYDRFYYALAKNCINVPPLVERKADIEYFARSAVQQLNQVFDTEKSLSEEIVAQLRGHYWPGNQVELKNTLLTAYRLTEAGDEIAADLSLFVENESGVSDQIAPFIGQTFSEVEKQLIEATLIANDNNKSQTAKVLGISLKTLYNRLNSYEKERASVAEI, from the coding sequence ATGAACGCGATAGCTACTGAAAAAAATACAGCGCTGGACGTGCTGGTCGTTGAAGACGACCGCGATACGGCATCGGCCATGCAGCGCATTCTGGAAAGCGCCGGTTTTTCTGCCAATCACGTGCAGAGTCTGGCAGACGCCTTCGAAACCGTGCGCCTGCAGCCCCCTTCCATTGTTCTGTTGGATCTGTCATTGCCCGATGGGGATGGGGTAGATGCCATCAAGACACTCACTGCCGGTGGTCAAACTCAGGTTATCGTGATTAGCGGTACCGATGATGCCGAGCGCACTCGAAAGTGCTTGCAGGCAGGTGTATTCGATTTTCTGGTCAAACCTGCAGAGGCCAGAGAACTGGTCTTTGCAGTACGTCGTGCCGATGGTCATCGACGCAAGGGTGTGGTCTCCACGACCTCGTATCCGCCAGAATTGAAGATGGGTTTTGGTGCCTTGGTCGGTACTTCGCCGGCGAGTCAGAATCTGGTTGCGCAAGTCAGGAATGCGGCCGCGGCCGAGCCGTGTCATGCCTTGATAACTGGCCAGCCCGGTGTGCTGAAAGCGGATATAGCCGCTTTGCTGCATCGGTACAGTAAGCGCGCCGGCCGTGGTTATATCATCAGCTGCGCCAGTGAAACTGGCCAGCCAGCCATCGATCGATTTTTTGGTGATAGCAAACGGCCACATGAGGGCGGTGAAAAGGGAATCGAAGCCTATTTGAAGAAAGCCGATGGCGGTACTTTGGTACTGGATGATGTCTCATCGTTGCCGGTGGATATTCAACGACGTTTGGTCAGCTTCATGAGCTCGGGGACGGTATTGGCCAGCAATGCTTTGACGCCAGATGCCTACGACTGTGCCGTGGTCGGCATTTTGCGTGAGCCGGTTGAGGATGCCTTGAGTTCAGGTCGTCTGTATGACCGGTTCTATTACGCGTTGGCGAAAAACTGTATCAACGTCCCACCTCTGGTGGAACGCAAAGCCGATATCGAATATTTTGCACGAAGCGCAGTTCAACAGCTCAACCAGGTTTTTGATACGGAGAAAAGTCTGTCCGAAGAGATCGTGGCACAACTTCGTGGCCACTATTGGCCGGGTAATCAGGTGGAGTTGAAGAACACGTTGTTGACCGCTTATCGTTTGACGGAGGCAGGGGATGAAATCGCTGCTGATCTGTCGCTGTTCGTCGAGAATGAGTCCGGTGTCAGTGATCAGATAGCGCCTTTTATCGGTCAAACGTTCAGCGAAGTTGAAAAACAGTTGATCGAGGCGACTCTGATCGCCAATGACAACAACAAAAGTCAGACTGCAAAGGTTCTGGGTATCAGTCTGAAGACGCTGTATAACCGCCTTAATAGCTACGAAAAAGAACGTGCATCAGTGGCAGAGATCTGA
- a CDS encoding GGDEF domain-containing protein → MSVTLKLGGVVVLIALSAAVLGLLVLYVLGEPARVKQRVQKRTSALQDLAYRDSLTGLPNRRFFTWYLEQNLAMRMTNRRRGSHVNRVVLFDLNGFKAVNDTYGHEAGDELLKFIAVTMTAYLPSDALLARLGGDEFVVMVRDNRGGRRTREVEATIRKAATSVFVFGGQQISVSASVGSSSPATGRSTAEQLLRESDQRMYADKVAGRAQRAKIQETEGQNAKPTAIERRKNRASELLSKGDRR, encoded by the coding sequence ATGAGTGTGACCCTGAAACTCGGCGGTGTGGTCGTGCTGATTGCACTCAGTGCCGCCGTGCTGGGTTTGCTCGTACTCTATGTATTGGGTGAGCCGGCACGAGTGAAACAACGTGTGCAAAAGCGCACTTCGGCTTTGCAGGATCTGGCCTATCGCGACAGTTTGACAGGCTTGCCCAACCGGCGGTTCTTCACCTGGTATCTGGAGCAGAATCTTGCGATGCGCATGACGAACCGCCGCCGCGGATCACATGTCAACCGTGTGGTGCTGTTCGATCTGAACGGTTTCAAGGCGGTCAATGACACTTATGGGCATGAGGCGGGTGACGAGCTGCTGAAATTCATAGCGGTGACGATGACCGCTTATCTGCCCTCAGATGCCTTGCTGGCACGACTGGGTGGTGATGAGTTCGTGGTCATGGTGCGCGACAATCGTGGTGGGCGCAGGACTCGTGAGGTAGAAGCCACGATTCGCAAGGCGGCAACCAGCGTTTTCGTTTTCGGCGGCCAGCAGATTAGTGTCTCAGCCAGCGTGGGATCATCTTCGCCAGCAACCGGCAGGTCAACGGCCGAGCAGTTGCTGCGCGAATCGGATCAGCGAATGTACGCAGACAAGGTTGCCGGGCGCGCCCAGAGAGCCAAAATTCAGGAAACGGAGGGGCAGAATGCCAAGCCGACAGCCATTGAACGCCGCAAGAACCGCGCAAGTGAGTTGTTATCGAAGGGCGATCGCCGCTAG